A single region of the Musa acuminata AAA Group cultivar baxijiao chromosome BXJ1-11, Cavendish_Baxijiao_AAA, whole genome shotgun sequence genome encodes:
- the LOC103972650 gene encoding transcription factor MYB3-like, translating into MVKKTQRGNKGVVVVANRGAWIAEEDQKLVEYVRIHGDKNWRTLPAKAGLNRCGKSCRLRWLNYLRPGIKRGNISEEEESLIIRLHNLLGNKWSLIAGRLPGRTDNEIKNYWNAHLGKRPLTIEDLNLKLNKRLEGTGGLTHPLPTRILASRRDLVATAMDPGGGGGGGAAAEQLHSEFDLERPLSLITNLDGGSSTGNDVGTEADGSGSTLEFEFDDLDKFMNYEDDIGSYLLN; encoded by the exons ATGGTGAAGAAGACGCAACGAGGGAACAAGGGTGTGGTCGTCGTGGCGAATAGAGGCGCTTGGATTGCTGAGGAGGACCAGAAGCTGGTGGAGTACGTCAGAATCCATGGCGACAAGAACTGGAGAACTCTCCCCGCCAAAGCTG GGCTGAATAGATGCGGTAAAAGCTGCAGGTTGAGATGGCTGAACTATCTGAGGCCCGGTATCAAAAGAGGCAATATATCGGAAGAGGAAGAATCCCTTATCATCCGACTTCACAACCTACTTGGGAACAA ATGGTCTCTCATAGCGGGAAGATTGCCGGGCCGAacagacaacgagatcaagaattaCTGGAACGCACACTTGGGCAAGAGGCCGTTGACCATCGAGGACCTCAACCTCAAGTTGAACAAGCGGCTCGAGGGCACCGGTGGCCTCACGCACCCTCTCCCGACCCGCATCCTGGCGTCGAGGCGAGACCTCGTCGCCACGGCCATGGACccgggcggtggtggtggtggtggcgctgCCGCCGAGCAGCTGCACTCGGAGTTCGACTTGGAGCGGCCGCTCAGCTTGATCACAAACCTGGATGGAGGTAGCAGCACGGGGAATGACGTCGGAACAGAAGCCGATGGCAGCGGAAGCACGCTGGAATTTGAGTTTGATGATCTGGACAAGTTCATGAACTACGAGGATGATATCGGGTCCTACCTTCTCAACTGA
- the LOC135597685 gene encoding uncharacterized protein LOC135597685 yields the protein MGSFKGHVLPGSLFLVVGVWHVWSSVFRYVSEPPGAFRVRAWSPVGRGKARHLELYVVAGGAFLDMCVELLYSTHLRWFVGPERILNPAHMNDFEHGGMLLMFFVYGALALVSEKTRYLRLPEGALCLIGAAAFSSEYLLFYFHSTTHKGLEGYYHLLLVLLVALCIASAIAGALFPTSFAADLTNAISITLQGLWFYQTAFTLYGPMMPEGCRLDGNDIACHSHDNQVRGELLANVQLFSLILLVLFFVLGSYAVAASRYGHPDLSRSHAGEEHTAGSGGWNFGTHLRTGTTLEEVSAH from the exons ATGGGATCGTTCAAGGGTCACGTGCTGCCGGGCAGCCTGTTCCTGGTGGTAGGCGTGTGGCACGTGTGGAGCTCTGTGTTCCGGTACGTGTCGGAGCCGCCGGGCGCCTTCCGGGTTCGGGCGTGGAGCCCGGTGGGCCGGGGCAAGGCCCGGCACCTGGAGCTCTACGTGGTGGCCGGCGGGGCCTTCCTCGACATGTGCGTGGAGCTGCTCTACTCCACCCACCTCCGTTGGTTCGTCGGTCCCGAGCGGATCCTCAACCCCGCTCACATGAACGACTTCGAGCACGGTGGCATGCTACTCATGTTCTTCGTCTACGGCGCCCTCGCCCTCGTCTCCGAGAAGACCAG GTATTTACGTTTGCCGGAGGGGGCATTGTGCCTGATAGGTGCTGCTGCATTCAGCTCGGAGTATCTGCTGTTCTACTTCCACTCAACCACTCACAAGGGATTGGAGGGTTATTACCACCTCCTGCTCGTCCTCCTCGTCGCTCTCTGCATCGCCTCTGCGATTGCGGGTGCCCTCTTCCCCACCAGCTTCGCGGCGGACCTCACCAACGCAATCTCAATCACTCTCCAGGGCTTGTGGTTCTACCAAACAGCCTTCACTCTTTATGGTCCCATGATGCCCGAGGGCTGTCGCCTCGATGGCAATGACATCGCCTGCCACTCACATGACAACCAGGTCCGAGGGGAGCTGCTTGCCAACGTCCAGCTCTTTTCGCTCATCCTGCTCGTCTTGTTCTTCGTGCTCGGATCCTACGCTGTAGCTGCATCCCGGTACGGACATCCGGATCTCAGTAGGTCGCATGCAGGCGAAGAGCATACAGCGGGAAGCGGTGGTTGGAATTTTGGTACTCACCTCCGCACGGGAACGACCCTCGAGGAGGTTTCTGCCCATTGA